In Helianthus annuus cultivar XRQ/B chromosome 9, HanXRQr2.0-SUNRISE, whole genome shotgun sequence, the following are encoded in one genomic region:
- the LOC118482229 gene encoding transcription factor bHLH110-like, translated as MESANFHLHQQEDHHQLHVDSSSFSWSQNPILNGPNNNISSIIQDFKFPFNGMGYPIENFMTQDLQSLARIKDEFSVVESYPKFLELLNCNPTSCIQDLHLNPYSTTYLKNEDDHQQISYSNNNQDLLLTNYSNGCQIKGGQLINDQNCSSGTFSQIFPSISVSSLNQSTTTSSSSSSTSSSAISPSSFDMNCLPALDPFGSPRFDGKFSHHSSLSTQNLRGVSYGFDRMPNHRPTVYPSKISSVSTTRSTKRPASKYVDAKETKSVAPKKSKSEPRSSSTPFQVRKEKLGDRIAAIQQLVAPFGKTDTASVLLEAIGYIKFLQTQVETLSVPYLKSTNEIGGISQGGQVDDGHTGVKRDLRSRGLCLVPVSCLSYVTDGCEGIWPAP; from the exons ATGGAATCTGCAAATTTTCATCTCCATCAACAAGAAGATCATCATCAACTTCATgtggattcttcttctttttcttggtCCCAAAATCCCATCTT GAACGGACCGAATAACAACATAAGTTCCATCATTCAAGACTTCAAATTTCCTTTCAACGGTATGGGGTATCCGATAGAGAACTTCATGACTCAAGATTTGCAAAGTCTTGCAAGAATTAAAGATGAATTTTCTGTTGTGGAATCATACCCAAAGTTCCTAGAGCTTTTAAACTGCAACCCAACATCTTGCATCCAAGATTTACACTTGAACCCTTACTCTACTACCTACTTGAAGAATGAAGATGATCATCAACAAATTAGCTACTCAAATAATAATCAGGATCTCTTGCTTACAAATTATTCTAATGGATGTCAAATCAAAGGTGGCCAGCTTATAAATGATCAAAACTGTTCTAGTGGAACTTTTAGCCAAATTTTCCCATCTATAAGTGTTTCTAGTTTGAATCAATCCACCACCACCTCATCATCCTCATCTTCAACATCATCTTCAGCAATATCTCCAAGCTCTTTTGATATGAACTGCTTACCAGCTTTGGACCCCTTTGGCTCTCCAAGATTTGATGGGAAATTTAGTCATCATTCGTCGCTCAGCACGCAAAATCTTCGTGGCGTATCTTATGGTTTTGATCGTATGCCGAATCACAGGCCAACAGTTTACCCTAGTAAG ATATCATCAGTCTCCACCACTAGAAGCACAAAGCGGCCAGCTAGCAAATATGTCGATGCAAAGGAGACTAAATCTGTTGCACCAAAGAAATCGAAATCGGAACCACGCTCTTCTTCTACACCCTTTCAG GTCCGCAAGGAGAAACTAGGGGACAGAATTGCAGCTATTCAGCAGCTGGTGGCACCTTTTGGCAAG ACTGATACAGCTTCGGTACTACTGGAGGCTATTGGATATATCAAATTTCTACAAACCCAAGTCGAG ACGTTAAGTGTGCCATACCTGAAGTCAACTAACGAGATTGGCGGAATATCACAAGgg GGGCAAGTGGATGATGGACATACAGGGGTTAAGAGAGATCTTCGAAGTCGAGGATTGTGTTTGGTGCCAGTGTCGTGCTTGTCGTACGTTACAGACGGGTGTGAAGGCATTTGGCCAGCACCTTGA